A window of Pedobacter lusitanus contains these coding sequences:
- a CDS encoding sigma-70 family RNA polymerase sigma factor, with product MFKNIDSDSGENIAYQIMDKHDFEHIYNIHWKSVFGIIYHYTKDEEISAELSQELFASLWEQREKIIFHKNVKAYLFKAAKLEAFDYLRTCVRQKQLLESSFQDYCQLQNCTEETVMYNDLREKLDLLIRQLSCRCQGIYRLSQNEGLNNNTIAGMLEISEKTVEYHLYKAKSFLRTHLTSVKS from the coding sequence GTGTTCAAAAATATCGATTCTGATTCCGGGGAAAATATTGCTTACCAGATTATGGATAAGCATGATTTTGAGCATATCTATAATATCCACTGGAAGAGTGTATTTGGCATCATTTACCATTACACGAAGGATGAGGAAATCTCAGCTGAACTTAGCCAGGAGCTTTTTGCATCTCTATGGGAACAAAGAGAAAAAATAATCTTTCATAAAAATGTAAAGGCCTATCTGTTTAAGGCGGCTAAACTGGAAGCCTTTGATTACCTCCGTACCTGTGTGCGTCAGAAACAGTTACTGGAAAGCTCTTTTCAGGATTATTGTCAGTTACAAAACTGTACAGAAGAAACGGTAATGTATAATGACCTCCGCGAGAAACTTGACTTGCTGATCCGGCAGCTTTCCTGCCGTTGTCAGGGGATATACAGGTTAAGCCAGAACGAAGGGTTAAACAATAACACTATTGCAGGAATGCTCGAAATATCTGAAAAAACTGTAGAGTACCATCTTTATAAAGCAAAGTCTTTTCTGAGAACGCATCTGACTTCAGTTAAATCCTGA
- a CDS encoding MmgE/PrpD family protein, producing the protein MKLSMNYDKQLQTRQIASFVLNTTYKDIGKANIEQLKRHFLDAIGSLVHASVKPTIKKLIRQIQAMDEQGNCYVPLTKNLAYDRAAQLYTALIRYPDFMDNFMAKEATCHPSDNIGALLAAAQYKKCSGQEFLTVMAIAYQIECRLVKEIPVMKEGIDHTLMLAYSATAASAKLIGLDKGADRSCTWNHWKLC; encoded by the coding sequence ATGAAATTATCAATGAATTATGATAAGCAATTACAAACCAGACAGATTGCTTCTTTTGTCTTAAATACGACTTATAAGGACATAGGAAAAGCTAATATTGAACAATTAAAGCGGCATTTTCTGGACGCTATTGGCTCATTAGTTCATGCTTCAGTAAAGCCAACTATAAAAAAGCTGATCCGGCAAATACAGGCTATGGATGAACAGGGTAATTGCTACGTACCCTTAACTAAAAATTTAGCTTACGATCGTGCTGCCCAGCTATATACTGCACTTATACGCTATCCGGATTTTATGGATAATTTCATGGCAAAAGAAGCTACATGTCATCCAAGTGATAATATTGGTGCATTGCTTGCTGCCGCCCAGTATAAAAAGTGTTCAGGTCAGGAGTTTCTGACTGTCATGGCAATAGCTTATCAGATTGAATGCAGGCTGGTAAAAGAAATCCCTGTAATGAAAGAAGGAATAGACCATACTTTAATGCTGGCATACTCTGCCACGGCGGCCTCAGCTAAATTAATTGGTCTCGACAAAGGAGCAGATCGCTCATGCACTTGGAATCATTGGAAGCTCTGTTAG